A region of Mammaliicoccus sp. Dog046 DNA encodes the following proteins:
- a CDS encoding CadD family cadmium resistance transporter: MVQSIVTAAILYIATAVDLLVILLIFFARAKTRKEYRDIYIGQYLGSMILILVSLFLAFVLNYVPEKWILGLLGLIPIYLGIKVAIYDDCEGEKRAKKELNEKGLSKLVGTVSLVTIASCGADNIGLFVPYFVTLDIIELLTTLIVFLVLIFFLVFTAQKLARIPGVGEIVEKFSRWIMAVIYIALGLFIIIENKTIQTILGFIL; the protein is encoded by the coding sequence ATGGTTCAGAGTATTGTAACTGCGGCAATACTTTATATTGCAACTGCGGTAGATTTATTAGTGATTTTATTAATATTTTTTGCTAGAGCAAAGACTAGAAAAGAATATAGGGATATTTATATAGGTCAATATCTAGGATCGATGATCCTCATATTAGTCAGTTTATTTTTAGCTTTTGTGTTAAATTATGTTCCAGAGAAATGGATATTAGGTTTATTAGGTTTGATCCCCATCTACTTAGGTATAAAAGTTGCTATTTATGATGATTGTGAAGGTGAAAAAAGAGCAAAAAAAGAATTAAACGAAAAAGGTTTGTCCAAATTAGTAGGGACTGTTTCTTTAGTGACAATTGCAAGTTGTGGTGCAGATAATATTGGTTTATTTGTCCCTTATTTTGTAACATTGGATATTATTGAATTACTGACTACCTTAATTGTATTTTTAGTTTTAATTTTCTTTTTAGTATTCACAGCACAAAAACTAGCTAGAATTCCTGGTGTGGGTGAAATTGTTGAGAAATTCAGTCGTTGGATTATGGCTGTTATTTACATAGCATTGGGCTTATTTATTATTATTGAAAATAAAACCATACAAACAATATTAGGATTTATATTATAA
- a CDS encoding ArsR/SmtB family transcription factor, translating into MSNNKICDVICVHEEKVNYALRFLKEEKTQRLINTLLKISDENKLKIILALIKEKELCVCDLSITLGLSIASTSHHLRALYKRDVLNFYKDGKMAYYYIKDIEMKSLLIKCMT; encoded by the coding sequence ATGAGTAACAATAAAATTTGTGACGTCATTTGTGTTCATGAGGAAAAAGTGAATTATGCTTTAAGATTTTTAAAAGAAGAAAAAACTCAACGGCTTATCAATACATTATTAAAGATAAGTGATGAGAATAAGCTGAAAATTATATTAGCTCTAATTAAAGAGAAAGAATTATGTGTTTGTGACTTATCTATAACATTAGGTTTGAGTATAGCTTCAACATCACATCATTTGAGAGCCCTGTATAAAAGAGACGTGCTGAATTTTTACAAGGATGGGAAAATGGCATACTATTATATCAAAGATATAGAAATGAAATCATTATTAATAAAATGTATGACTTAA
- the arsC gene encoding arsenate reductase (thioredoxin), translating into MDKKTIYFICTGNSCRSQMAEGWGKEILGEDWNVYSAGIETHGVNPKAIEAMKEVDIDISNHTSDLVDGDILEQSDLVVTLCSDADDNCPILPPNVKKEHWGFDDPAGKEWPEFQRVRNEIGKRIQEFKETLV; encoded by the coding sequence ATGGATAAGAAAACAATTTATTTTATATGTACAGGAAACTCTTGTCGTAGCCAAATGGCTGAAGGTTGGGGAAAAGAAATATTGGGTGAAGATTGGAATGTCTATTCTGCTGGTATTGAAACACATGGTGTTAATCCTAAAGCAATAGAAGCTATGAAAGAAGTAGATATTGATATCTCAAACCATACATCAGATTTGGTTGATGGTGATATCTTAGAACAGTCAGATTTGGTCGTAACATTATGTAGTGATGCAGACGATAATTGCCCTATATTACCACCTAATGTTAAAAAAGAACACTGGGGCTTTGATGATCCAGCAGGAAAAGAATGGCCAGAATTTCAACGTGTTAGAAATGAAATTGGAAAAAGAATACAAGAATTCAAAGAAACGCTCGTTTAA